Genomic window (Cololabis saira isolate AMF1-May2022 chromosome 10, fColSai1.1, whole genome shotgun sequence):
AAAATAATGTCTTTATCCAGTAAAGTAACTTATTACATTGTTGTAAATAGATTTTCAATCTCGATCCAAAGAAatgtaacataaaataaacataaaataaatccaTAATTGTTGCTGCATAGTTATTACAAAATATCAGAGTATGAAATCATCCAAGTTATGTTTCAAGCTTTGAAGAAATGTGTTTGTATCCATGAATCATTTTAAAGTGAACTTCTTTGAGCTTGTTGGTAACtaaatatttgttggagttgttTTAGTTTTCATTTCCTCAATAGTTTCCACAAATACTTTTCTTGTTGTTCAGTTGTGTTAAACTGAGTTTACACTCCCCCTCCAATGGAGGTATCACACAAACCAGTTGCGCCACACTGAACCAGGAAACATTCAAAGTAAAAGCAAATCTGACATACCAGGTGTTAAACGCGTCCAGTGAGGTGAGACCTGAGGACGAAGAACAACTGCTGTTAACCGGATAAATACTAGTTTATTTCACTCTTAAACTTTGTCTTTTGACACAGACACATGAAGGTAGGAACTTCTACTCAATTTACCTGCAAACTTTGATCATTCTTGTGTTTGAAGATAAATCTACATGACTGTTAATGACAATATTTGTATCGGTTTTATTATTGATCAGAAACACTGTGATGATCAGCTGATGATTAGTTTTCTTCATCTATCAAACTGTGGTGTTTTTATTTGCTGGAAGAAAGCTGTCATCTCCAGCATTAAAGTCAGACTGCTGTTTCCttgcctttcaaaataaagcgtgGTTCCTGAAGGAAGTTGTTTGCTGCTTGTGTAACTGTTGTGTGAAGGAGGAGGACATGTGTCTCTTCAGGACAATTTCACCTTTACAGGAACCAGACTCACGTAGAGGCCGAGTGTCTTTCAGCTTGTTCAAGATTTTCAACGTCCTGTTTCTGCAGTAAAACTCTGTTGTTCACAGACTTGAATGTTTTTAATCTTCAGAGCAGCCCAGATCAGCAGATACCCCTGTATAAGTGACTTCCTCCACCTCCCACCGATTTCTGACTGCATTCAAGTGACACTGATATAAAAACTAAAGAGATCAGtgcaggatcagctgatctcTGTACAACACCTGTGATGTGTGTTTCCTTtgcagatgaaggtgtgtgtgtgagctgatgtggacgtgtcagtgtgaggacagagaggagggagtccctccctctaaaacctctctgtgtggggaacatgagagtcggagcaaagctcagaggtgaaATGAGCATCTCTAACCGTCCATGACTCTCCTGCATGTCAGAGCTCAAGACTCATCACCAAACatcattattacaggaatcaacctggacctggacctggacctggacctggacctggacccagctgtgtgtccttgaagagcgactGGTCCAATCATAGAAATAttaactttaaaggggaccaacTGTCTTCCtcagagaggtgagatgtatttaaattcattaaatgtatttaaatcagtcctcatgttaggaaatgtccacatgtttcttcctgagtagatccatgtagtcctggacccctgtggtcctccatcacctgatggtGATCCGAGCTTCCTCTTCATAGATCTTCATCTTCTGTCATGAGCGTTTTCCTCTGGTTGACACATCTGCACGTCTCCATCAGTTGTCCATGTTCTTCATTTTGTTGTAACTTTCTTGGAGCAGAACTGGATCTTGTAAATATGTGAATTAGCAGCGCTCTCACTGAGGTTACATGTACGTTCTCAGTGGACAAGTAAACCTTCAATACCACCAGTCCTCGgatggactgtcctcatccaaacaTGACTTCATGAAAGATGAGAtgaaaatgacagtagtagtacagtagtagtaggacagacatgatgtgagctaattCATCCTaattcctccacagagtggaccagcagatctcagagtcccccagcgttccgtctgtccagcagcatcagaaacagctggactccatatttctggtctgtacatgaacaacaactgcttctccatCTGTTCTGTtggtgtttgtctccatgctgctctctggagaccagtggactgtcagtccgtccaacatgggtctgatcTTTGTCTCCGtggtttcagtctgattgtgtccttcatgtggtcttctgctccagctgctggaggacaacattgtcatgtttgtgaagaatgagctgaagaagatccagagggttctgagtccagattacccagaatccctagaGCATCTGTTGCagggtgaggatgaagagcagaggaggagcaacagagaggcgtttgtgaagatcacagtgaacttcctgaggagaatgaagcaggaggagctggctgagcgtctgcagagcagtaagaggatttctctgaacatttAAGCTGCTGGATAAATCACCCAGAATGTCTCAGaatgtcagaatgaatgaagagagatgaacaacattcacagatcagccaCAACAACCCATCATGGCTCCATTGCTAACATCCTGGTATTAGAAACTCCAGGACCCCTAGTGTCGGTTCACATCCTGATTCTTTAGGAGAATTAAGTTGAACTTCATAAAACACTAATTGGTTTCTTCTTTCCATGTGTATTCAGATGTTTATGCTCCAGTTTGTCAAAAGCAGCTGAAGtctaagctgaagaagaagtaccagtgtgtgtttgaggggatTGTTAAAGCTGGAAACCCCACCCTACTGAagcagatctacacagagctctacatcacagagggagggactgcAGAGGTCAACGATGAACATGAAGTCCGACAGATTGAAGGAgcatccaggaaaccacacagagcagaaacaaccatcagacaggaagacatctttaaacccccacctggaagggatgaaccaatcagaacagtgatgacgaagggcgtggccggcattgggaaaacagtcctaacacagaagttcactctagactgggctgaaggcagaaccaaccaggacatccagttcatgtttccattcaccttcagagagctgaatgtgctgaaagagagaaagttcagcttggtggaacttgttcatcacttcttctctgaaaccagagaaatctgcagctttgaagacttccaggtcgtgttcatctttgacggtctggatgagagtcgacttcctctggacttccacaagaatgaggttgtgactgatgttacagagtccaccCCAGTAGATGTGCTGCTGACGAACCTCATCAGGGgtaacctgcttccttctgctcgtctctggatcaccacacgacccgcagcagccaatcagatccctcctgagtgtgtttccatggtgacagaggtcagagggttcaccGACCCACAGAAAGAGGactacttcaggaagaggttcagagatgaggagcagaccagcaggatcatctcccacatcaagacatcacagAGCCTCCACAtaatgtgccacatcccagtcttctgctggatcactgctacggtcctggagaaagtcctgAAAAACAGAGAGCGAGGGGAGCTGCCCAacaccctgactgagatgtacatccacttcctggtggtccaggccaaactgaagaaggtcaagtatgatggaggagctgaaacggatccacactggagtccagagagcaggaagatggtggagtctctgggaaaactggcttttgagcagctgcagaaaggaaacctggtcttttatgaatcagacctgagagagtgtggcatcaaTATCAGAGAAGCCTCAGTGTACTCAGGAATGTTCAcacagatctttagagaggagagcagcccgtaccaggaccaggtcttctgcttcatccatctgagtgttcaggagtttctggctgctcttcatgtccatctgaccttcatcaagtctggagtcaacctgctggaggaacaaaaAAACACCTTCTGGTGGTTCAAAATAAGAGCAGAGTCTCACTTCTATCagagtgctgtggacaaggccttacagagtccaaacggacacctggacttgttcctccgcttcctcctgggtctttcactggagaccaatcagactctcctaagaggtctgctggaaccaaaacaaagaagttcacagaacaatcaggaaacagttaaatacattaagaagaagatcagtgaggatctgtctgcagagaaaagcatcaacctgttccactgtctgaatgaactgaacgatggttctctggtggaggagatCCAACGGTGTCTGAGGTCAAgacgtctctccacagataaactgtctcctgctcattGGTCGGCTCTGggcttcatcttactgtcattaCAAGAAGATCTGGAAGTGTTTTACCTGAAGAAatactcagcttcagaggaggttctacggaggctgctgccggtggtcaaagcctccaagaaagttgtgTAAGGAAGAACACGGACACATCTGTTTCAATTACAATCACATGTTGTGTTCATGGAGGAAATCAGTTACATTCACTGTTCAACTAAGTTCAGGTTCATGTGGGACCAGTTCTCATCAGTGAACTTTACATGCAGAGAAGAGAAATGCAGCGATCACTTTTTATCAAAACTGTAGTGCAGCAACACTGATttgggggggctgcaggtcaggatgtcagcaggtatccaacagacatctatacagacaggtggaagcaagcagtggtctgtggcagcatgcagctcccgaagctctggcctgcaaataCATTCGTTCATTTCTTGAATTAATTAATCATTGTTTCAATTACATGATTATTTCTCCtttatctcctctgcaggttgagtgactgtaacctctcagaggacatctgtgcagatctgtcctcagttctaagctctcagtcctccagtctgacagaactggacctgagtaacaacgacctgcaggattcaggactgaagaagctgtgccctggactggagagtccacactgtcacctggagtctctcaggtcagaatccaccaagtgttcaactgcTGACTGCTAGAACTGTGGTTGATATTGAAGGATTGTTGATGAGAGAGTTTGAATAattgtaactggtaactgggtCCAGATCGGGTTGAAGCGCTACGGACAGTTGGTCAGAACTGTGTGTGGATGATGAACGAGGAGAAGGGCTCCACCAAGTCCACATAACCATCTGTTTGTAGTTTAGTCAGTGTAGCAATGCtcgtgctacgggggtcaccagACAGGACAGCAGACACAGGGTTTCAAGGAGGAattcttaattattttatttcaaatcccACAGACGTGACCTAGGACTCAGCCAGGCACAGATCTGCACACAGCACCTTCAGTAGCTCTGTCCTCTCAGCAGAGCTCCGCTCTGTGTTTTTCCTCTCtcgtctccagggcccgcacactactgaaatacacagagagtgattagacacacctgtgcaccgcgtcacctgtgcgccacccccccgcactccctctctctcctgcagaccatgccccaatcctgcactcTGCCACagtcagtttcaagttatttcagttaTCGTtggtacttttttctttctctaatTGAAGAGTATCAACAAGTTTTTTCACATGTGGAGTAAGCCCTAATCTGATCTGTTCTTTAtcaataaaagttctcaaataacaCTTTTATGTCAGACTTTGAAATGTTTCCTACTTAATATTGAATTAATTTCCATAAAATGCTCAAACTGGAGCACCAATAACTGTCAAATGGTGACCGACCTCAGCCGCAGAAGTGTTTGTTCTTCTAACTTGGACTCAGTCTGTGTCTGGATGTCAACAAGGTTCTGGACTGATCAATATTCTGTCATTGATCCATTTCTGATCATCTAAATGGTGACAAGTCAGTGAATAAGCTGAATGAGCTCCAGAGTTAACACAAGTGACAGAAATCATCCTCATGAGAACAACTGATTGATTTTTCAGTTTGTTATGTGGAGTTCAAATCAGCAGCAATGAGAACTTCCTTTCCTCTTGAAGAATCTGACATCATTCATGAGGTGGACTGCTGTGGTGCCGCTGAGTGAAAGGTAGAATTGGAAACGTTCAGTGTCACACTACCAGAACCCGAAAATGGAAAAGATCTTCATTAATACCAGATTCTCTGAGAGAGAAACTGGAAAAGAGCAGCGCTCTCTCGCTCACAATTTACACTGAAGTAATAAGAAAACACTAATCTTTGTTAACTTTGAATAAAAACCAGAAGATTGTTTCTGGAGACAGAACATTTCAGACCAAACGACATCCCTGGAAACAAGAAACACTGTTTGGTTGAGAAAATAGGGTTTATTCAGCTAAAATGAAGCTCATTACAGGGATCTCAAACACAGCTGACTTATCTGATTATAAACCTACCAAAAGTGTTGAGGACAGATATGTCAGTCAtggagtgtgatgtcacatgcTCAGGTCACATGATGCTCTTCACGTGTCTCTCTTCACATCTGGTGTCGGCCTCAGCAGCTGTGGGACTCTGTATGTTTATGTTCGTCCACAAGTTTAGTTCAGACTGAAACGTCTCAACAACATTTGTTGGATTCAGGGTGATTTccagtgtttctgctgatccTGACCTTTCCTTCAGCGCCATCATCAGGGGAACATGAGgacagagtcagctttagtctAAGAGCAGTTCTCTGAGcctctgcatgtgtgttgtgtgtctgcaggctgtcaggctgtctgatctcgggggaaggctgtgcttctctggtctcagctctgagctccaacccctcccacctgagagagctggacctgagctacaaccatccaggagagtcagcagTGAAGCttctgtctgctggactggaggatccccgctggagactggacactctcaggtatgaAGACAGAAGAACATTAGATAGAGTTGCTGCAGCTCATCTTGTGCTTCAGCAGAGCTGATAGATGCATTTCACAACCCTGAGCTGTTCTTGAACCAGTAAACATACCAGAACCACAGCATTGTGGTTTCAGGCCCATCACAGCACAATAACAGCTGCACTGTCACTCGACCATGACATggtctcctcctgctcctgATTAAACAAAGATGAAGTCAGATGAAAAGAATGTGTTCAAACTGTGCTGGAATATGACGACCACAGGACAGAGATGCTGCATTCAAGAGCATCTGTCCAAGTGTTGGATTGTTCCTTCATCAGTGTGTGAGAGCcatgtaatgtccatgtttgctggtctgacccccctcctcctttcagGGTGGAGCATGCTGGACAACAATGGTTGACACCAGgcctgaggaagtgtaagtgtgttgttatttcattcaaccatcttcacactgtcacatcactcattcatgagtccatcaatgatcaatgacggatcaataataactgcagctgggttatttgttctctccatcagattcctgtcaactcaccatcgacacaaacacagtcaaccACTACATCGaactgtctgacaacaacaggaagatgacgtACGTGAAGaaggatcagtcatatcctgatcatccagacaggtttgatgtctttcctcagctgctgtgtagagaagttctgacgggtcgctgttactgggaggtccagaggaGAGAAGGTGTTTCtatatcagtgagttacagaagaatcataAGGAAAGGAAACTCTTATGACTGTTTGTTTGGAAGGAACGATCATTCGTGGAGGCTGGACTGTTGTGATGATGGTTTGTACTATGTCTATCACAATAAAAGAACCTCttgcttctcctcttcctcagtccCTGACAGAGTATCAGTGtatgtggacgttcctgctggaactctgtccttctacagcgtctcctctgacagactgatccacctccacaccttcaacaccacattcactgaacctctctatcctgggttcaggttctggtccagaggttcttcagtgtctctgtgttgagttcagtctcaAGAGTCTCCTTTTGTCAGATAAACTGTCTCTGTTGAACAGATAGTTCAGTCTGTAtatgtctgtctctgtttccatcAGAACACATGAATCACAtgttggtgaaactgttctgaaTGATTCCTTGGAAACTTCTTTAAAGGTGGAAACTTCGTTATTCCAGGATCAACATGTTGTTCTTCTGTCTGTTTCCAGTCAAAGCTTCACAGTGAACACCAGCATGTTGTTTCTCTGAGTTACAACCTGCTGACAGATCTGAGCACAAGGTTGGTGTGCAGCCAGAGTTCACCCTGGTCTTTATTCAcacccacttcctgttccaaCCATGACGTCACTACTGGACTGTCAGGTCTCTGTCATGGTAAAGTGTTTGTTTATATGTGAGCTCTCACCAAGATGAATAAAatgatccatccattatctggaACTGCTCCTTCatgttcagggtcacgggggtcggCCTTGTTGATTTTTAACCATACTCTGATTATTTTTATGTACATTTGTCAGTAGAAGGAgaaatcaacaacaataatgtGCTTCTATGGTTCTCCTTTTCTCACTTAATGATTCAGTGAGTCAAGAAAACTGTTTGGAAATAGGATGTTTTTATTGAAACCCCAGATTTTATGATACATTGTCCACTGAATTAGGTTTCAACTGTGGGAAAGTGAAAATGTCCACTTCTTCCCTTATCTGTTTCCGTAGTATGTGTGGGTCACTGTCTTGGGGGTGATTCAGTTTTAAAGTGTTCATTTGGGTGTGGTCCAGACTACTTCCCCATTTTTCCACTTTCATTTTGTTATCTAACCATAGTGTGTTTGTTCATTTACTTACCTTGATGCTGCTACGTGTCATTGTGGAACCGCGCTCCGCAGTGAGACGGTATTTATATCATCCCTGCAAGGGGAAGGGGTCAAGGCGGGTGAGGTAATAGGGGAAGTTATTCAttcatattcatttattatcattttgcacaatggtgattatttttgtttgtgttatttAGGTTTGGATGGATTATCGTAAAGTGTATTATTTTGTCTTATTGTGTTTCTGGGATTATGTTTGTGTGTTGGTTTGTTGGCACTGAGCACCCCTCTGTGGAATCTAGCTGCCCAATTAAGGGTTGGGTGGGGCATGTCGTTATGCTACCTTTTGATGTAACCTACGTTtatatcaataaaaaaacatgttttaggGTAATGTCTGTTATTGATCCATTCACCCACAATGTAATACCTGTATATAATATAACTAACTCCATTAAGCATAAAAACCTTTTAACTTTATTAATTGATACattgtatgtttatatttacCTGCCTCTTACAGATAACTCGTTGATTTGttatgtatgtaaatatatatatatatatatatatatatatatatatatatatatatatatatatatatatatatatatatatatatatatatatatatacatacatatgcatCATTCCAAGATGGTGGCAAGGATGTCGTGAGATTCAGCACTCAATAAGGCATCTACATGTATACAGTGGTTTATCCTTTATCCCTGCCATAGTTCCAATACGGCAAAATGCTCACGCATATGTTCTACGTCATCATTGTGTACAAACTGAAAAAGAGTctacacaattaaaaaaacttgaCTATGCATACAAAAATGAATATCAGGGAAGGGAAATGGAAGAACCAGGCCACCGGAGAACATGCTTGCAGTGTCAAAGGAAGGTGAAGAGCCTTAAAGCTAAATTTAAAGAAACTACTGATTCAAACAACCAAAGCGGTCATGGTCGAATCACCTGCCTGTTTTATAACTAGCTAAGCCGTGTTATGGGCAATAAACCCAGCTGTCAGCCTTTAGAGCTGCTGGACGGCCACGAAGCAGCTGAAAAAGAGTGTGAACCTCCGACAGCCTGGATATTGATGGTGAGACAGGAAAAGTTTTCAGTCTTGACATACATGCCTACTCATATGGAAAGCCTTGAGTGGAAACACACTTTTagtagaaaataaaagttagaaATGTTGCAAAATAAATTTACATTTGGATACTTTAAGTTGAGGTGTGTTGAGGCTATTAAAGGAAAATTACATTAAGAGAATAAATGAGCCAGTgagcgtaacctacgccgtaggctagtaagctacgccgtaggctacgtaagctacgccgtaggctacgtaacctacgccgtaggctctgcgtcgatttgactcgccgaccgaaggcaaacaggcagactcgtctaagagaaatagagagaaataatcctgtgactcgtcagatttgttttggatgtttctgatataatagttttcagaaaccacaaagtaatccagctgttatctgggtaatttacacactttcagataaagttgccgaagatcacgccagaataaagggatttatggttccgcgttacactaacgcagagcctacggcataggttacgtaccctacgccataggctctacgtcgatttaacacggacccaagctccggagccggcagacagaaatctcgacatttcgaagcaaatttcttaacaggcgtatctacaactgttagatttcatctattaaaccaacatcttcctaaatgatttatttcagccagcgtaattctccatagagctgcaggtttctctcccgggacgacggagcagcttgacccggcggacacgtctgccCCGGCGGtgacctgctgctgctccccggggcggCGGctattctcatctccgaaaacatcgggtcaaatttcttaacaggcgttatttggataaactgagccctggttgcggatcttaaaggttacctttatgcctgaaaaaatattaaaacttaataaagtgccatattaacagcgctacagctgaaattaaaaaagcttttggctctcagcttcctgatcagggtagggatgaaaacgagggggagtaggagaaatgggacaggcacctgggccaagtgccctagatttcaagtgccctaaaatctcccccttcttttttaggggttagggaagaaaagaagggcgagtggagaaaagaagggcgagtgaagttgaattgggattgggccttagcaTGGGTTCACTTCAGTCTCCACCATGTAACGAGACAACCAACCAGCCTCTATCTTTTCTGCAAGATCTGGCTCAGCCTCTGCCTTTCAACCATCCCCCTTTTCATCCTCCAGATCTACGTCAGCCCCTCAGCAAGGTGAGAGCACACCAGCAAGATCCAAGCTAGTTGATTATCCTGCCGTTGGAGTCTTGAGGAGAGGCTGTGAGAGATAATCAAAAGTTGCCCTCGACATCCGAAAATTTTCAAAAAACATAGTCTCTGTGAAGCTATTCACATCTTATTCCCACTGCCTCCGTCTCCACATCCACACAGACCTCTGTGGTGAATTTGCAGCTCATTAATGTTACATCTTCCATTACTTAAATATTTtgcaataaaagaataaaagaaaacgcTCACTTCATTCACTTCACTCCATAACATCCCCAACTGTAGTGCAATGG
Coding sequences:
- the LOC133452950 gene encoding NACHT, LRR and PYD domains-containing protein 12-like, encoding MWTCQCEDREEGVPPSKTSLCGEHESRSKAQRNQPGPGPGPGPGPGPSCVSLKSDWSNHRNINFKGDQLSSSERVDQQISESPSVPSVQQHQKQLDSIFLLLEDNIVMFVKNELKKIQRVLSPDYPESLEHLLQGEDEEQRRSNREAFVKITVNFLRRMKQEELAERLQSNVYAPVCQKQLKSKLKKKYQCVFEGIVKAGNPTLLKQIYTELYITEGGTAEVNDEHEVRQIEGASRKPHRAETTIRQEDIFKPPPGRDEPIRTVMTKGVAGIGKTVLTQKFTLDWAEGRTNQDIQFMFPFTFRELNVLKERKFSLVELVHHFFSETREICSFEDFQVVFIFDGLDESRLPLDFHKNEVVTDVTESTPVDVLLTNLIRGNLLPSARLWITTRPAAANQIPPECVSMVTEVRGFTDPQKEDYFRKRFRDEEQTSRIISHIKTSQSLHIMCHIPVFCWITATVLEKVLKNRERGELPNTLTEMYIHFLVVQAKLKKVKYDGGAETDPHWSPESRKMVESLGKLAFEQLQKGNLVFYESDLRECGINIREASVYSGMFTQIFREESSPYQDQVFCFIHLSVQEFLAALHVHLTFIKSGVNLLEEQKNTFWWFKIRAESHFYQSAVDKALQSPNGHLDLFLRFLLGLSLETNQTLLRGLLEPKQRSSQNNQETVKYIKKKISEDLSAEKSINLFHCLNELNDGSLVEEIQRCLRSRRLSTDKLSPAHWSALGFILLSLQEDLEVFYLKKYSASEEVLRRLLPVVKASKKVVLSDCNLSEDICADLSSVLSSQSSSLTELDLSNNDLQDSGLKKLCPGLESPHCHLESLRLSGCLISGEGCASLVSALSSNPSHLRELDLSYNHPGESAVKLLSAGLEDPRWRLDTLRVEHAGQQWLTPGLRKYSCQLTIDTNTVNHYIELSDNNRKMTYVKKDQSYPDHPDRFDVFPQLLCREVLTGRCYWEVQRREGVSISVSYRRIIRKGNSYDCLFGRNDHSWRLDCCDDGLYYVYHNKRTSCFSSSSVPDRVSVYVDVPAGTLSFYSVSSDRLIHLHTFNTTFTEPLYPGFRFWSRGSSVSLC